From Pontibacter actiniarum, a single genomic window includes:
- a CDS encoding M56 family metallopeptidase, producing the protein MEALLNYTVKVGIGLLALYLFYFALLRRQNNFAFNRAYLLSAPLIALLLPLVTWPALLAPEAAVTQTLEAVRLGEVMVTARRPDNAAPGTAFAVSTVLAGLYLAGVLLIVAKLGRQLWQIRQMKSAATPVPAAVPAQVYQLHTHYPAFAFGSSIFLSKQQAQLSQQEQQQVLAHEMAHVQFGHTWDVLFYELLSAVLWFHPALWLLKQELRDVHEYQADAAVVEEHQTQQYTSLLSREALLTMGLPVGSHFTRPQVLKRLHMLQRQGQKPSWIRPLLVLPLLGGLAFMLARQQAAALPAAMQSQPLRTAVKPAVTEAAADEAQPSEETAKDQPYTYVEQMPSFEGGDTALLKFLGTNIRYPEDAKQAGVEGLVVLSFVVEQDGSLYDFQLVKGVSPSIDAEAMRVVKRMDGKWSPGRQNNQPVPVRYTIPVRFAIR; encoded by the coding sequence ATGGAAGCACTACTTAACTACACCGTTAAAGTCGGTATCGGGCTACTGGCGCTGTACCTGTTCTATTTCGCGCTGCTGCGCCGGCAGAACAATTTTGCCTTCAACCGGGCTTACCTGCTCTCAGCGCCCCTCATCGCGCTGCTGCTGCCCCTTGTCACATGGCCCGCCCTACTTGCCCCGGAGGCCGCCGTTACCCAGACACTGGAGGCAGTGCGGCTCGGGGAGGTTATGGTGACAGCCCGCCGCCCCGATAATGCAGCACCGGGAACAGCTTTCGCTGTTAGCACTGTGCTTGCAGGCTTGTACCTGGCCGGCGTACTGCTGATTGTTGCCAAGCTAGGGCGGCAGCTGTGGCAGATCCGGCAAATGAAGTCGGCCGCTACCCCCGTGCCGGCAGCGGTACCTGCACAAGTGTACCAACTGCACACCCACTACCCTGCTTTCGCCTTCGGCAGCAGTATTTTTCTGAGCAAACAGCAGGCGCAACTCAGCCAGCAAGAGCAGCAGCAGGTACTGGCGCACGAGATGGCGCACGTACAGTTTGGCCATACCTGGGACGTGCTCTTTTACGAGCTGCTCTCCGCCGTTCTGTGGTTCCACCCTGCGCTCTGGCTACTGAAGCAGGAGCTGCGCGACGTGCATGAGTACCAGGCCGATGCCGCTGTGGTGGAGGAGCACCAAACACAGCAGTATACATCGCTGCTGTCGCGGGAGGCACTGCTTACGATGGGGCTCCCGGTGGGCAGCCACTTTACCAGGCCGCAGGTGCTTAAGCGCCTGCACATGCTGCAGCGCCAGGGGCAGAAACCAAGCTGGATACGCCCGCTGCTGGTGCTGCCGTTACTTGGCGGCCTTGCCTTTATGCTGGCACGGCAACAGGCTGCGGCACTGCCCGCCGCCATGCAAAGCCAACCTTTACGCACAGCCGTTAAACCAGCGGTTACAGAAGCTGCCGCAGATGAAGCCCAGCCCTCGGAGGAAACAGCCAAAGACCAGCCCTATACCTATGTGGAGCAGATGCCCTCGTTCGAAGGCGGGGATACAGCACTCCTGAAGTTCCTCGGTACCAACATCCGCTACCCCGAAGACGCCAAGCAGGCCGGCGTAGAAGGGCTGGTGGTGCTGAGCTTCGTGGTGGAGCAGGACGGCTCGCTCTATGACTTTCAACTGGTTAAGGGGGTATCGCCAAGTATAGATGCCGAAGCTATGCGCGTCGTGAAACGAATGGACGGCAAGTGGAGCCCGGGCAGGCAGAACAACCAGCCAGTGCCGGTACGCTACACCATCCCGGTCCGCTTCGCCATCAGATAA
- a CDS encoding TonB family protein produces the protein MKKINLLSQFAAAALFGFATLATAPAALAQSTENPYTYVEQMPSFTGGDNEMLRFLGENIRYPEDAKQAGVEGLVVLSFVVEQDGSLTDVKLVKSLTPSTDAEAIRVVKLMNGQWQPGKQGGKPVPVRYTLPIRYAVKKENSSAGRQPQFKGGQEALLRTISQNLKMPQEAKKEHLSARVVVKFTVEKDGSVSDIRLEHTKLKKTVGPGSELDYMDASTFNLQNKTILAKLAEAAAEAVKTTSGQWQPATRNGAPVAAEMYLPVQFSGSAVEGLGETRNSSHTRQESPTQAANAKELNPESVVPPFKLDQRPAFKGGEMPPRSSLPKTSATPTHRWKETLPLPLLFMKTAAPENRRLAQAWARC, from the coding sequence ATGAAAAAAATTAACCTTCTTTCGCAATTCGCCGCCGCAGCCCTGTTTGGCTTCGCCACCCTGGCTACGGCCCCAGCCGCCCTGGCCCAGTCAACAGAGAACCCCTACACGTATGTGGAGCAGATGCCCTCGTTTACGGGAGGCGACAACGAGATGCTTCGTTTCCTGGGGGAGAATATCCGCTACCCCGAAGACGCCAAACAGGCCGGCGTAGAAGGGCTGGTGGTGCTGAGCTTCGTGGTGGAGCAGGACGGCTCGCTTACAGATGTGAAGCTCGTCAAAAGCCTGACACCAAGCACCGACGCGGAGGCCATCCGGGTCGTTAAGCTGATGAACGGCCAATGGCAGCCCGGCAAGCAGGGCGGCAAGCCTGTGCCTGTGCGGTACACGCTGCCTATCCGGTATGCGGTTAAAAAAGAAAATAGCTCAGCAGGCCGGCAGCCGCAGTTTAAGGGGGGCCAGGAAGCGTTGCTGCGCACCATCAGCCAAAACCTGAAGATGCCACAGGAGGCGAAAAAGGAGCACCTGAGCGCCCGGGTAGTGGTGAAGTTCACCGTGGAGAAAGACGGCAGCGTGTCGGACATACGCCTGGAGCACACCAAGCTAAAGAAAACCGTGGGCCCTGGCTCCGAGCTGGATTATATGGACGCCTCCACCTTTAACCTGCAGAACAAAACCATCCTGGCGAAACTGGCCGAGGCCGCAGCCGAAGCCGTTAAAACCACCTCCGGCCAATGGCAGCCCGCCACCCGGAACGGAGCTCCTGTCGCCGCCGAGATGTACCTGCCGGTGCAGTTTTCAGGCTCGGCAGTAGAAGGTTTGGGAGAAACAAGGAACAGCTCGCACACGCGGCAGGAAAGCCCTACACAGGCAGCCAACGCAAAGGAGTTGAACCCGGAAAGCGTGGTTCCGCCCTTCAAGCTGGACCAAAGGCCTGCCTTCAAAGGCGGCGAAATGCCACCAAGAAGTTCTTTGCCAAAAACATCCGCTACCCCGACACATCGCTGGAAGGAGACGTTACCGCTTCCTTTGTTGTTCATGAAGACGGCAGCACCGGAAAACCGTCGGTTGGCACAAGCATGGGCCAGGTGCTGA
- a CDS encoding energy transducer TonB, which produces MEGDVTASFVVHEDGSTGKPSVGTSMGQVLKDEVLRVVELSSNMWQPGYKDGKPVTTLNFMVFRFIAKGSNQAAGTKERLAADVIITKNR; this is translated from the coding sequence CTGGAAGGAGACGTTACCGCTTCCTTTGTTGTTCATGAAGACGGCAGCACCGGAAAACCGTCGGTTGGCACAAGCATGGGCCAGGTGCTGAAAGATGAGGTACTGCGGGTGGTGGAGCTAAGCAGCAACATGTGGCAACCCGGCTACAAGGACGGCAAACCGGTCACCACGCTAAATTTCATGGTGTTCCGGTTTATAGCCAAAGGCAGCAACCAGGCGGCAGGCACTAAAGAGCGTTTGGCTGCCGATGTCATCATCACAAAGAACAGGTAG